The following coding sequences lie in one Maribacter forsetii DSM 18668 genomic window:
- a CDS encoding LytR/AlgR family response regulator transcription factor: protein MKCIIIDDEPLAIEILSSYCEKLDFIELVNTYTNPLDAITEIKEKKIDLIFCDIEMPQINGIDFMGTLDNKPLFIFTTAYSQYAVDGFELNAVDYLVKPIPYHRFIKSVSRVQDLISKKQKTIMEANVFSSTGDNSVEKKFIFVKAEYESIKIDLDQIEYVQGLKDYLKIHIANTNKTILTLMSFKEIMSKLPSNQFLRVHKSYLVNVNYIKTVQRNRIVINDMRIPIGESHKEAFFSILGL from the coding sequence ATGAAATGTATAATTATAGATGATGAGCCATTAGCAATTGAAATACTTTCAAGCTACTGTGAAAAACTAGATTTTATAGAATTGGTAAATACTTATACCAATCCGTTAGATGCTATAACAGAAATTAAGGAGAAGAAAATAGATTTAATTTTCTGTGATATAGAAATGCCACAAATCAATGGAATTGATTTTATGGGCACGCTAGACAATAAGCCTTTGTTTATTTTTACAACTGCATATTCTCAGTATGCCGTTGATGGTTTTGAATTGAATGCGGTAGATTATTTGGTAAAGCCAATACCATATCATCGTTTTATAAAGTCGGTATCCAGAGTACAAGATTTAATTTCTAAAAAACAAAAAACTATTATGGAGGCAAATGTTTTTTCATCAACAGGCGATAATTCAGTAGAAAAGAAGTTCATTTTTGTAAAGGCAGAATATGAGAGTATAAAAATTGATTTAGACCAAATTGAGTACGTACAGGGTTTAAAAGATTATTTAAAAATTCATATTGCCAATACTAATAAGACCATTCTTACTTTAATGAGTTTTAAAGAGATTATGAGTAAATTACCTTCTAATCAGTTTCTTAGAGTGCATAAATCTTATCTTGTTAATGTAAACTATATTAAAACTGTTCAGCGTAATAGAATTGTTATAAACGATATGCGCATACCTATTGGTGAGAGCCATAAAGAAGCTTTCTTTTCCATTTTGGGCTTATAG